In the genome of Streptomyces sp. NBC_00259, the window GATCAGGTTGTGCATCGGGCAGTTCATGGGCTTGAGGTAGTAGTCCACGCCCTCGTCGAGCTGCATGGGGGGGTACATGCCCTCGGCGTACCAGTCCAGGTGGCCCGACTTCTCGAACAGCTTGCCCTTGGTCGCGTGCGGCGAGTACACGAACTCGTAGCCGTGCTCCTCGTGGCGCTTGCGCGAGTAGTCCTCCATGACCCGGCGGATGACACCGCCCTTGGGGTGGAAGACGGCGAGCCCGGAACCGACCTCGTCGGGGAACGAGAACAGGTCCAGCTCGTTGCCCAGCTTGCGGTGGTCGCGCTTCTCGGCCTCGGCGAGGAAGTCCAGGTGGGCCTTCAGCTCCTCCTTGGACGGCCAGGCGGTGCCGTAGATGCGCTGCAGCATCGGGTTCTTCTCGCTGCCACGCCAGTAGGCGGCCGCGTTGCGCATGAGCTTGAACGCCGGGATGTTGCGGGTGGTGGGCAGGTGGGGACCGCGGCAGAGGTCCTTCCAGCACAGCTCACCGGTCTTGGCGTCCAGGTTGTCGTAGATCGTCAGCTCGCCGGCGCCCACCTCGACGTCCGCGCCGTCGTCGTGCGAGGCGGAACCCTTGATGCCGATGAGCTCCAGCTTGTACGGCTCGTCCGCGAGCTCCTCGCGGGCGGCCTCGTCGGTGACGACGCGCCGCGAGAAGCGCTGGCCGCGCTTCTGGATCTCCTGCATCTTCTTCTCGACGGCCTTGAGGTCCTCGGGCGTGAACGGCTTCTCGACGTCGAAGTCGTAGTAGAAGCCGTCCCGGACCGGCGGGCCGATGCCGAGCTTGGCCTCGGGGAACAGCTCCTGCACGGCCTGCGCCATCACGTGCGCGGTGGAGTGGCGCAGGATGTTGAGGCCGTCCTCGGAGGAGATCTCGACGGGCTCGACGGCGTCGCCGTCCCGCACCTCGTACGCGAGGTCCTTCAGCTCACCGGCCACGCGCGCGGCGATGACGGTGCGCTCGCCGGGGAAGAGCTCGGCTGCCGTGGTGCCCGTGGTCACCACGCGCTCTTCCCGCTCGGAATCGCGTTGGATGATCACACGGACGTCTGACACCGGTCTCTCCTGTCTGGTGGGAAGCACGCGCTGACATCTTGCGCACGCACTACGTCATGCTACCGAGCCGCACGCCTGCCTCGCGAAACGGTTCTCGCGGCGCGGACCGGGCCGGGCGGGCGCCTGCGGCGGGCTTCGCCCACGGCTCTCCCCTCCCCTGTACGGCCTGCGGCCGGGTCACGGGGTACGGGGACATCGCCCGTCCTGGTCAGTCGTCGCCTCCGCAGGCGTCCTCGAAGAAGTCGAGGTTCTCGTGGAGCGCCTTCATCAGTCGGTCCCGCTCCGCCTCGTCCACCTGGACCGGGACGACCCCCGTCGCGTCGGAGAGCCTCCGGAACCCGCCGCGGCTCTCCAGCCGGCCGATGACGCGGATGGGCAGGCCCACCAGGTGCGCG includes:
- the thrS gene encoding threonine--tRNA ligase gives rise to the protein MSDVRVIIQRDSEREERVVTTGTTAAELFPGERTVIAARVAGELKDLAYEVRDGDAVEPVEISSEDGLNILRHSTAHVMAQAVQELFPEAKLGIGPPVRDGFYYDFDVEKPFTPEDLKAVEKKMQEIQKRGQRFSRRVVTDEAAREELADEPYKLELIGIKGSASHDDGADVEVGAGELTIYDNLDAKTGELCWKDLCRGPHLPTTRNIPAFKLMRNAAAYWRGSEKNPMLQRIYGTAWPSKEELKAHLDFLAEAEKRDHRKLGNELDLFSFPDEVGSGLAVFHPKGGVIRRVMEDYSRKRHEEHGYEFVYSPHATKGKLFEKSGHLDWYAEGMYPPMQLDEGVDYYLKPMNCPMHNLIFDARGRSYRELPLRLFEFGTVYRYEKSGVVHGLTRARGFTQDDAHIYCTKEQMAEELDSTLTFVLDLLRDYGLTDFYLELSTKDPNKFVGSDEVWEEATEVLRQVAEKQGLPLTPDPGGAAFYGPKISVQAKDAIGRTWQMSTVQLDFNLPERFDLEYTGPDGTKQRPVMIHRALFGSIERFFAVLLEHYAGAFPAWLAPVQALGIPIGDAHVPYLQEFAATARKQGLRVEVDASSDRMQKKIRNAQKQKVPFMVIAGDEDMENGAVSFRYRDGSQENGIPVDEAIAKIAKVVAERTHM